A single genomic interval of Macadamia integrifolia cultivar HAES 741 chromosome 6, SCU_Mint_v3, whole genome shotgun sequence harbors:
- the LOC122081657 gene encoding pathogenesis-related protein PR-1-like, protein MIYLRCHAAIVMLFLLFLFGCSHGNNNTTWSQSKKSRKANLATQFLTRHNAARAALHLPRMVWDKEVAKYAQWYANQRRWDCALKHSNGPYGENIFWGSGYEWTAAQAVGAWLSEKKWYNYHSNSCSEGEECGHYTQIVWRSSRKLGCAKVTCFHGRGVFITCNYDPPGNYIGDRPY, encoded by the coding sequence ATGATCTACCTGCGGTGCCATGCCGCCATTGTTAtgctcttcctcctcttcctctttggaTGCAGCCATGGCAATAACAACACCACATGGTCTCAGAGCAAAAAGTCAAGAAAGGCAAACCTAGCAACACAGTTCCTGACACGACACAATGCCGCTCGTGCCGCCTTGCACTTGCCGCGGATGGTTTGGGATAAAGAAGTGGCGAAGTATGCCCAGTGGTATGCAAACCAGAGGCGATGGGACTGTGCATTGAAGCATTCAAATGGGCCTTATGGAGAGAACATATTTTGGGGTAGTGGGTATGAATGGACAGCTGCTCAGGCTGTGGGGGCTTGGCTTTCAGAGAAGAAATGGTATAACTATCATAGTAACTCTTGTAGTGAAGGAGAAGAGTGTGGACATTATACCCAGATCGTGTGGCGTAGTAGCAGGAAACTTGGCTGTGCTAAGGTGACTTGTTTCCATGGAAGAGGTGTTTTTATAACCTGTAACTATGATCCTCCTGGGAATTATATTGGTGATCGCCCTTATTGA